CAGATAAAACAGGTTGAACTCCATTGAGAACTATGGTAATAGCCAAGTAAGGAGTGAGCTCGGCTACAGCTTCAGCAACAGCTGGGCTGTCTGTAAAAAGGTAGCTGATGACATTGCGCCACGAGAGGATCAGTACGGCTTCAAACAGTGATAGTAAAAACGACACTCCTGTAGTTACTGCGGTTGAAAATGCTGCTGATCTTGGATTTCCAGCTCCTAATTCATTACTAACTCTCACGCTGTAATTAAAAAAGAcagatattaattaaaatattacgtTTATGTGTTACCATTTGCACGAAAACAATTccataaataactaaaattgtCAAATCATTTTTGACCAACCTTGCAGCTGCGTTGAATCCAACGGAGACCATGAAAGAGATAGCAGAAATTGACatgctgccaaaaaaaaaaaaaaaaaatttagtattcAACACTTGTTGAGTTGAGTAATCAACACCTTTTTCCGCCAAAAGAAAGCATGCCGTTTGTTTACCAAAGGAAACGACACGCGGTTTAGGCTCACAAGAAACGTTAAAAAAACGCTGAGATTAGACTTTAACGGAAAAGATAACTACACGTGGCGAACTCTAATTGCTATTACTAGTCCATAATACGACAACACTCATTACATTCTGAGTAGACTAACGTGACTTGCGTTTCTCAAAAAGGTGATTACGGAGAGAGtagccaaaaaaataaataattattattttacagaaaccACAAAAAGTTCAATAGTTTGATCAGTCATATTGATTGTATTTCTATTCGTACCAATTATTTAATCATATGTTCAGATTCAATGTTCTCAACTCTCACTATCAGTTAATACATTTCATGGATGGATCCTAAGAGTTTTGGAAGTATATACTAAAGAATTGTTTAtcgagaaaaagacaaaaatagcactaaatcaagtttatgtttccaaactagcattcaaggtcaaaagtcacaaaaatagcacttaatgttttatcaaaagtcacaaacttagggtttagagttaaagggtgaggtttagtatttagggtttagggtttagagtttagggtttagattttagggtttagggtttagagtttagggtttaggatttagagtttaggatttatggtttagggtttagagttgagaaatgaagttttggggataagatttcaaattttgaaaaataaaaaaattaaaattttcaaaagataaactcagaaaggtgctattttggtcattttagtttttgagtgctatttttgtgatataaacttagaaatgtgctattttggagatttgcccttgtTTATCGGTAATTAGTATTCTTTGTTTCATAAggtcaaaaactaaaactatagCATAAAATATTATCCTGTGTTCAGATTCATATTGTTCTTCAGTCttcattaatattatataaatgattcattttttcatttttatattaaaattaaaggtAAATTTTAATGCAGATCAAAGGTTTTGATCCACTTACCAGATAGCTAGAGAATCCAAGGCGAGTTCAGGGTTCTTGAGAAGTCCAGCGAGTAGAACAAGAATCTGAGCGTACCAAGACTCAAGGCAGAGCATGACGGCAGAAGCCGCCGATAACCGGAAAAAGTCCCAAAGACCATCAAAAGCTTTCCAGCTAAACCCGGTCCAAGTCCGGCGACATCTTGGACTCACCTTAATATACAAAACTTGAGCAAGAACAATGATCCACCACGAGAGACTGTGAATCACTGAGAGGCCAAGTAAGCCCCACCCGAGCTTGAAAACGGCCAGCCAAGATAGGAATATGTGGATGACGAGCGTGGCGGCTGAGATGTAAGCGCTTGGCGTGACGATGCTCTGTGACTGGAGGAACTTTTGTATGGGGAAGTTGACGGCGTAAGCGAAGATCATTGGGATCATACCGTAGACGAATATGGAAGCCATTGATGCCACATCAGCTGGCTCGCCGAGTGAAGTGAGGAGAGGTTTGGAGAAGATAAAGAGTAGTGTCATCGGAAGTCCGGTGAGGAATAGAACCACCGTTGATCTTTGTAGGTAGACTCCGAGCATCTCGTATCTGTGAGCTCCGTGCGCTTGTCCACATAATGTTTCCACTGCACTTCCCATTCCAAGCTGTGTCACCATGAAGAgaagaaaattaatattcttAAGGACCAAGAAGATTTTTTcacttacaacaaaaaaattatcaaacaactaaaagtgataaaaaaatattagtttcaaCTTTTAGTTTGTTTCTCTAAACTTAAAAAGCTTATTGGATTGAAggtttatattgattttttaatgtCGCTTATTGTATTTAACGTTTACAAATACTACATAAAATTCAAAGTTATTAGattaattatttgtaaatatatatatactttccggtttcatgtttttttctctctGGTTTCATGTTACTTCCCTTAGTTTCTGTTTGCtgagtttttttctttacagTTTGAGTTTAGTTTTAAAGAGAAAACGTAAGTAGTAATTAATTACCATGAGACCAAATGTGAACATATTGAAACCGCTGTTTCCTAGAGAAGCGGCGGCGAGTTGCATACTTCCAATACGACCGGCGAAGATACGAGTGAGCATAGACATGCCATTATTAATGACGTAGACAAAGATCGCTGGAGCCGCCAGGTTGAAGAGAAATTTCAGCTCGATCAACGCCGCGAAATATAGCCGCCGGAGATAAGGCAAATGAGTGTCTGTTAACACACTCTCCATCCTGAAGTCAACTTCCGACTTCGTTGGCTCAAGTAATGGTTGCTGGAGGTTGTCCACGGCGGTGACGGCAGCTTCCGAACCCATTCCtggaaattatattttatttactaaaaggAAGAGAATATGAATGTTTCTTGACGACTCttcactctctttctctctttgtcGAGTGTGTATCGTTCTGCTACTTGGCTTTGAGGAGCTGTTATATAAAGGGGTTTTGCCGTGTCTACTCACCGAAAttgtctattttttatttacaagataataaaaaagcttaaaaggaaGAGACGAGTAAAAGTCAAAATATCTATTTTGCCCTTAGCAcgtaaaaaactaattttttttaaagtagattaatttttaattggAAACATAGCTTTCCATACATAAATCAATTATCCTTAATACCATAAGTTAAAAACATACAGTATTAGtatatatgttatgttttaCTGCATCTAAActggttttttattttcttccaaactaattttcttaaaaggCGGCTAAAACAAAGCTAAAATTGTCATGCCAGGGAAGTTTATCTGCTATAAccattttctaaactatttttcatgaaAAAAACTATTTCATGAAATAAATAACATCATAGATCGACACCATTTTTTAAAGAATGTAAAACCGATCAACACACATCTTACTTTATAAGATTTTGTATACTTTTCTATTAAACCAACAAAGGATATTTGGactttgttgacaaaaaaaaaaattctggaaAGAGCTCATCATGCAATTTATTCTTTTTAATCATTTAACTTTAGTCACAGACTCACAGTAACTCTTCGTTGGTCAAGGTGTACTAATTACTCCGTACGTAAAGATCCAtattctggaaaaaaaaatttgtttcaaaagatacattttttatattttcaatgcattatttaataaaaatttgtaaatttcgAAAAATTTAATAGTGTTTATTGTATTTCTATTagctaaaaattatgaaaaatgttaTTCATAAAAACAATGcatttaatcaaattttaatgtgttttcttaatatgcgcgaaaaatttaaaatatgtatatttttgaaacggaaggagtatgtTTTATTAACAACTGTGTATCGTACTATACTTTTCAACCacatttcactacaagaaaacagggggattctgatggccgaaatcgtcggaaattcgtcggaatcggtctattccgacgaatttccgacgaacccgtccgtcggtatcgtttcgtcggaaaaaaaaaattcgtcggaatttcgtcagaaattccgacgactttctgacgaataccgagaaacatcattctgacgaacttccgacgatattacgatgcggctacacgagaccagagttcatcggaaaactacaattccgacgaacgtggttcctcggtttattccgacgaactttgggcgtcggaatttaccgacggacatcggtcgtcggaatataccgacgaaccacgttcgtcggtatattccgacggaaatgagtttgtcggtaaattccgacggatatatgtccgtcggtatattccgacgaccgttgtccgtcggtatatacccttttttttttacaaattaattttgcatttttatatattttttgatattaataaatttaaaaaattggaaatttaaaactaataatattataaaatttaaattcataaaaaccgaaataggaaaaaaacattcataaagtttaaaattcatacaaaccgaaatagaaaaaaaaaacattccgaaagttttataaagccgaaataaactaagatgaactcgaagacatcaaacgatctagcttctgcataatctcggtgttgaacttcttctgggatgccaactcagcaaggatagtggcattctccgaacggatagtggcattctccgaaaggatagtggtgttctgctcctccaatgccccaatccgttcatctttgtcatgtagctcctcgagaatcatgggatcggcatacggagcttgcgaagaagatgccggatacgaagaagcacgacgggccaacccaactaaacggcctcctttccttttaggaaccgcctacaaaaatatttaaagtaagtaaatatggacaagtaagtaatcgacattataaaaaaaatatattaataaaaaaaattaccttttcaaccatctcatttatttgcaatagagacaggttggttgaagctcccgtggagtcgccgtcatcagagagaggctgagattgagaaactatctcagcttccaccaaatcaactacacctctgatcacggggtcctgaatttgacccgtcgtcttgttagtgtgagccaccttaatgagttggagacgatcaacgggattaccgtcatttgcttcgatctaaaaaaaccgccattattagccaaaaaatatataaaatatttatttaaaaaatataaagataaataataataaaaaacttacaagttcatcctccttagtagacatggagcaagcgccgaggttgtgcacatacatacctttcccgccacgatcgctcttccggttcctggagttcctagaagacgtctctgcagtgtcttccctctcccaatgagctatcaactgctcccacacccccccgttgatgaaccgtggcttcttgttcttctgccaaactgtcttccacgcgtttatctgctttgtgtaagagtccatggccttttcgttgaatttcttacggactgtttccgtaagatcggagtgccagttgaactcttgctacaaaacaaacacaatttaataagtaaatatatgtaaaaaaatgtaaaaacttaaaaaaaatgaagggttactataccgcaaactgacgaaaccacaactctcgttcgtcggaagggatcacactccactttggatatccaaaacggagcatggagtacatcatctggttgatgctccggctaatgccatttttcgacttggtgaacctttaaaaaaaaatacaagttagcaagttaattaaagcaaaaaatataacggtacaaataaaaaaaaatactaaccaagtgctatggcctcgtcgtgggttgagttggagaaacgggagatgctctcgacctggttgttgaaccaatagatgaaccggcatgacccccggatcctgttgagcagcagcgtgaggggcagcgtgaggggca
The window above is part of the Brassica napus cultivar Da-Ae chromosome C8, Da-Ae, whole genome shotgun sequence genome. Proteins encoded here:
- the LOC106423127 gene encoding protein DETOXIFICATION 36 — its product is MGSEAAVTAVDNLQQPLLEPTKSEVDFRMESVLTDTHLPYLRRLYFAALIELKFLFNLAAPAIFVYVINNGMSMLTRIFAGRIGSMQLAAASLGNSGFNMFTFGLMLGMGSAVETLCGQAHGAHRYEMLGVYLQRSTVVLFLTGLPMTLLFIFSKPLLTSLGEPADVASMASIFVYGMIPMIFAYAVNFPIQKFLQSQSIVTPSAYISAATLVIHIFLSWLAVFKLGWGLLGLSVIHSLSWWIIVLAQVLYIKVSPRCRRTWTGFSWKAFDGLWDFFRLSAASAVMLCLESWYAQILVLLAGLLKNPELALDSLAICMSISAISFMVSVGFNAAASVRVSNELGAGNPRSAAFSTAVTTGVSFLLSLFEAVLILSWRNVISYLFTDSPAVAEAVAELTPYLAITIVLNGVQPVLSGVAVGCGWQAFVAYVNIGCYYIVGIPIGYVLGFTYDMGAKGIWTGMIAGTLMQTIILLIVTFRTDWDKEVEKASRRLDQWEDTQAPLLKQ